A stretch of Pseudomonas sp. LRP2-20 DNA encodes these proteins:
- a CDS encoding FAD-binding and (Fe-S)-binding domain-containing protein, translated as MIAQLSTLAPSANYPEFLEALRNSGFRGQISADYGTRTVLATDNSIYQRLPQAAVFPLDADDVARVATLMGEPRFKAVKLTPRGGGTGTNGQSLTDGIVVDLSRHMNQILEINVQERWVRVQAGTVKDQLNAALKPHGLFFAPELSTSNRATVGGMINTDASGQGSCTYGKTRDHVLELHSVLLGGERLHSLPIDDAALEQACAAPGRVGEVYRMAREIQETQAELIETTFPKLNRCLTGYDLAHLRDEQGRFNLNSVLCGAEGSLGYVVEAKLNVLPIPKYAVLVNVRYTSFMDALRDANALMALKPLSIETVDSKVLMLAMKDIVWHSVAEYFPADPERPTLGINLVEFCGDEPAEVNARVQAFIDHLQRDTSVERLGHTLAEGAEAVTRVYTMRKRSVGLLGNVEGEVRPQPFVEDTAVPPEQLADYIADFRALLDGYGLAYGMFGHVDAGVLHVRPALDMKDPAQAALVKPISDAVAALTKRYGGLLWGEHGKGLRSEYVPEYFGELYPALQRLKGAFDPHNQLNPGKICTPPGSAEGLTPVDGVTLRGDLDRTIDERVWQDFPSAVHCNGNGACYNYDPNDAMCPSWKATRERQHSPKGRASLMREWLRLQGEANIDVLAAARNKVSWLKGLPARLRNNRARNQGQEDFSHEVYDAMAGCLACKSCAGQCPIKVNVPDFRSRFLELYHGRYQRPLRDYLIGSLEFTIPYLAHAPGLYNAVMGSKWVSKLLADKVGMVDSPLISRFNFQSTLTRCRVGMASVPALRELTPAQRERSIVLVQDAFTRYFETPLLAAFIELAHRLGHRVFLAPYSANGKPLHVQGFLGAFAKAAIRNAAQLKALADCGVPLVGLDPAMTLVYRQEYQKVPGLDACPNVLLPQEWLMDVLPEQAPAASGNFRLMAHCTEKTNVPASTRQWEQVFARLGLKLVTEATGCCGMSGTYGHEARNQETSRTIFEQSWATKLDKQGEALATGYSCRSQVKRMTERQMRHPLEVVLQYAKR; from the coding sequence ATGATCGCCCAGCTGTCGACCCTTGCGCCGAGCGCCAACTACCCTGAATTCCTCGAGGCCCTGCGCAACAGTGGCTTCCGTGGCCAGATCAGCGCCGACTACGGTACCCGTACGGTACTGGCCACCGACAACTCGATCTACCAGCGCTTGCCGCAGGCGGCGGTGTTCCCGCTGGACGCCGACGACGTGGCGCGGGTCGCCACGCTGATGGGCGAACCACGCTTCAAGGCGGTCAAGCTGACCCCGCGTGGCGGCGGAACCGGCACCAATGGCCAGTCGCTGACCGACGGCATCGTCGTCGACCTGTCGCGGCACATGAACCAGATCCTCGAAATCAATGTGCAGGAGCGCTGGGTGCGGGTCCAGGCGGGTACCGTCAAGGACCAGCTCAATGCCGCGCTCAAGCCCCACGGGCTGTTCTTCGCCCCTGAGCTGTCTACCTCCAACCGTGCCACCGTCGGCGGCATGATCAACACCGACGCCAGCGGCCAGGGCAGCTGCACTTACGGCAAGACCCGCGACCACGTGCTCGAGTTGCACAGCGTGCTGCTCGGCGGCGAGCGCCTGCACAGCCTGCCGATCGACGACGCCGCACTGGAGCAAGCCTGCGCCGCGCCTGGCCGGGTCGGCGAGGTGTACCGCATGGCCCGGGAGATCCAGGAAACCCAGGCCGAGCTGATCGAGACCACCTTCCCCAAGCTCAACCGCTGCCTGACCGGCTATGACCTGGCGCACCTGCGCGACGAGCAGGGCCGCTTCAACCTCAACAGCGTGCTGTGCGGCGCCGAAGGTTCGCTGGGCTATGTGGTCGAAGCCAAGCTCAATGTACTGCCGATCCCGAAATACGCGGTGCTGGTCAACGTGCGTTACACCAGCTTCATGGACGCCCTGCGCGATGCCAACGCACTGATGGCGCTCAAGCCACTGTCGATCGAAACGGTCGACTCCAAGGTGCTGATGCTGGCGATGAAGGACATCGTCTGGCACAGCGTGGCCGAATACTTCCCGGCCGACCCCGAGCGCCCGACCCTGGGCATCAACCTGGTGGAGTTCTGCGGTGACGAGCCGGCCGAGGTCAATGCCCGGGTCCAGGCGTTCATCGATCACCTGCAGCGCGACACCAGCGTCGAGCGCCTGGGCCACACCCTGGCCGAGGGTGCCGAGGCGGTGACCCGCGTCTACACCATGCGCAAGCGCTCGGTGGGCCTGCTCGGCAACGTCGAGGGCGAGGTGCGCCCGCAGCCTTTCGTTGAAGACACGGCCGTGCCGCCGGAGCAGCTGGCCGACTACATCGCCGACTTCCGCGCGCTGCTCGATGGCTATGGCCTGGCCTATGGCATGTTCGGCCACGTCGATGCCGGCGTGCTGCACGTGCGCCCGGCGCTGGACATGAAAGACCCGGCCCAGGCCGCGCTGGTCAAGCCGATTTCCGATGCCGTGGCGGCGCTGACCAAGCGTTACGGCGGCCTGCTGTGGGGCGAGCACGGCAAGGGCCTGCGTTCGGAATACGTGCCCGAGTACTTCGGCGAGCTGTACCCGGCGCTGCAGCGCCTGAAGGGCGCCTTCGACCCGCACAACCAGCTCAACCCAGGCAAGATCTGCACCCCGCCGGGCAGCGCCGAGGGCCTGACCCCGGTGGATGGCGTGACCCTGCGCGGCGACCTCGACCGCACCATCGACGAGCGGGTGTGGCAGGACTTCCCAAGCGCCGTGCACTGCAACGGCAACGGCGCCTGCTACAACTACGACCCCAACGACGCCATGTGCCCGTCGTGGAAGGCCACCCGTGAACGCCAGCACTCGCCCAAGGGCCGTGCCTCGCTGATGCGCGAATGGCTGCGCCTGCAGGGCGAGGCCAACATCGATGTGCTGGCAGCGGCGCGCAACAAGGTGTCGTGGCTCAAGGGGCTGCCGGCGCGGCTGCGCAACAACCGTGCACGCAACCAGGGCCAGGAAGACTTCTCCCATGAGGTGTACGACGCCATGGCTGGCTGCCTGGCGTGCAAGTCGTGCGCCGGGCAGTGTCCGATCAAGGTCAACGTGCCGGACTTCCGCTCGCGCTTCCTCGAGCTGTACCACGGCCGCTACCAGCGCCCGCTGCGTGACTACCTGATCGGCTCGCTGGAGTTCACCATCCCGTACCTGGCCCATGCCCCCGGCCTGTACAACGCCGTGATGGGCTCGAAGTGGGTGAGCAAGCTGCTGGCGGACAAGGTCGGCATGGTCGACAGCCCGCTGATCAGCCGCTTCAACTTCCAGTCGACCCTGACCCGCTGCCGTGTCGGCATGGCCAGCGTGCCGGCCCTGCGCGAGCTGACTCCGGCCCAGCGCGAGCGCAGCATCGTGCTGGTGCAGGATGCCTTCACCCGTTACTTCGAAACGCCGCTGCTCGCTGCGTTCATCGAACTGGCCCATCGCCTGGGGCACCGGGTGTTCCTGGCGCCGTACAGCGCCAACGGCAAGCCACTGCATGTGCAAGGCTTCCTCGGCGCTTTCGCCAAGGCGGCGATCCGTAATGCTGCCCAGCTCAAGGCCCTGGCTGACTGCGGCGTGCCGCTGGTGGGCCTGGACCCGGCGATGACCTTGGTCTATCGCCAGGAGTACCAGAAGGTGCCGGGGCTGGATGCCTGCCCGAACGTCCTGCTGCCACAGGAGTGGCTGATGGATGTGCTGCCGGAGCAGGCGCCTGCTGCGTCGGGCAACTTCCGCCTGATGGCGCACTGCACCGAGAAGACCAACGTGCCAGCCAGCACCCGGCAGTGGGAGCAGGTGTTTGCCCGTCTGGGGCTGAAACTGGTGACCGAGGCGACCGGCTGCTGCGGCATGTCCGGTACCTACGGGCACGAGGCGCGCAACCAGGAGACTTCGCGGACCATCTTCGAGCAGTCGTGGGCGACCAAGCTGGACAAGCAAGGTGAGGCGCTGGCGACCGGCTACTCGTGCCGCAGCCAGGTCAAGCGCATGACCGAGCGGCAGATGCGCCACCCTCTGGAAGTTGTGTTGCAGTACGCCAAGCGCTAA
- a CDS encoding MFS transporter has product MPDSPRPLAVTLQVVSIVLFTFIGYLNIGIPLAVLPGYVHNDLGFSAVIAGLVISVQYLATLLSRPTASRIIDNLGSKKAVMYGLAGCGLSGVFMLACAFLTDLPWVSLGCLLVGRLVLGSAESLVGSGSIGWGIGRVGAEHTAKVISWNGIASYGALAIGAPLGVLMVKGLGLWSMGVSIILLCALGLLLAWPKRAAPVVSGKRLPFMQVLGKVFAHGSGLALGSIGFGTIATFITLYYASRGWANAALTLSLFGASFICARLLFGNLINRMGGFRVAIVCLSVETLGLLMLWLAPNAEMALAGAALSGFGFSLVFPALGVEAVNQVSAANRGAAVGAYSLFIDLSLGITGPLVGAVASGFGFASMFLFAAAAACCGLVLSLYLYKQARSQRKSPE; this is encoded by the coding sequence ATGCCTGACTCACCGCGCCCCCTTGCGGTCACCCTGCAAGTCGTTTCCATCGTCCTCTTCACCTTCATCGGCTACCTGAACATCGGCATCCCCCTTGCCGTGCTGCCTGGCTACGTGCATAACGACCTCGGCTTCAGCGCCGTGATCGCCGGCCTGGTGATCAGCGTGCAGTACCTCGCTACCCTGCTGAGCCGCCCTACCGCCAGCCGCATCATCGACAACCTCGGCAGCAAGAAGGCGGTCATGTATGGCCTGGCCGGCTGCGGCCTGAGCGGCGTGTTCATGCTGGCCTGCGCCTTCCTCACCGACTTGCCCTGGGTCAGCCTGGGTTGCTTGCTGGTCGGCCGCCTGGTGCTGGGTAGCGCGGAAAGCCTGGTGGGCTCTGGTTCGATCGGCTGGGGTATCGGCCGGGTCGGTGCCGAGCACACCGCCAAGGTGATTTCCTGGAACGGCATCGCCAGCTATGGCGCGCTGGCCATCGGTGCGCCATTGGGCGTGCTGATGGTCAAGGGCCTGGGACTTTGGAGCATGGGCGTGAGCATCATCCTGCTGTGCGCGCTGGGCCTGCTGCTGGCCTGGCCGAAGCGCGCAGCGCCCGTGGTCAGCGGCAAGCGCCTGCCGTTCATGCAGGTGCTGGGCAAGGTGTTCGCGCATGGCTCGGGGCTGGCCCTGGGCTCGATCGGCTTTGGCACCATCGCCACCTTCATCACCCTGTATTACGCCAGCCGCGGCTGGGCCAATGCGGCACTGACCCTGAGCCTGTTCGGCGCCAGCTTTATCTGCGCGCGGCTGCTGTTCGGCAACCTGATCAATCGGATGGGTGGGTTCAGGGTGGCAATCGTTTGCCTGTCGGTGGAAACCCTGGGCCTGCTCATGCTGTGGCTGGCGCCGAATGCCGAGATGGCGTTGGCGGGGGCGGCGCTGAGTGGTTTCGGCTTCTCGCTGGTGTTCCCGGCGCTGGGCGTGGAAGCGGTGAACCAAGTGTCGGCAGCCAACCGCGGGGCGGCGGTGGGGGCGTATTCGCTGTTCATCGACTTGTCGCTGGGGATTACCGGGCCGCTGGTAGGTGCGGTGGCATCGGGGTTCGGGTTTGCCTCGATGTTTCTGTTTGCGGCGGCGGCGGCGTGTTGTGGGCTGGTGTTGAGCCTGTATCTGTACAAGCAGGCCCGTAGCCAGCGCAAAAGTCCTGAATAA
- a CDS encoding DUF2790 domain-containing protein, with translation MKALLVLVLGGLCGAAMAGEANNVEQIPVEQYSYSQHLDIARVISMSEVPNVCEVVPARMTYEDSKGQKHILEYRVMGNGCSNG, from the coding sequence ATGAAAGCTTTACTGGTATTGGTACTTGGCGGTCTTTGCGGCGCGGCGATGGCCGGCGAAGCAAACAATGTCGAGCAGATTCCGGTTGAACAGTACAGTTACTCGCAGCACCTGGACATTGCCCGCGTCATCTCCATGAGCGAAGTGCCCAACGTCTGTGAAGTCGTGCCAGCCCGCATGACCTATGAGGACTCCAAGGGCCAGAAGCACATTCTCGAATACCGCGTGATGGGGAACGGCTGCTCCAACGGCTGA
- the phhA gene encoding phenylalanine 4-monooxygenase gives MKQTQYVAREPDAHGFIDYPQQEHAVWNTLITRQLKVIEGRACQEYLDGIDQLKLPHERIPQLGEINKVLGATTGWQVARVPALIPFQTFFELLASKRFPVATFIRTPQELDYLQEPDIFHEIFGHCPLLTNPFFAEFTHTYGKLGLAATKEQRVYLARLYWMTIEFGLMETAQGRKIYGGGILSSPKETVYSLSGEPEHQAFDPIECMRTPYRIDILQPLYFVLPNMKRLFDLAHEDIMAMVQQAMQLGLHAPKFPPKVAA, from the coding sequence ATGAAACAGACGCAATACGTGGCACGCGAGCCCGATGCGCACGGTTTTATCGATTACCCGCAGCAAGAGCATGCGGTATGGAACACCCTGATCACCCGCCAGCTGAAAGTCATCGAAGGCCGCGCGTGCCAGGAGTACCTGGACGGCATCGACCAGCTCAAGCTGCCCCATGAGCGCATTCCGCAGCTGGGCGAAATCAACAAGGTGCTAGGCGCCACCACTGGCTGGCAGGTTGCCCGGGTACCGGCGCTGATCCCCTTCCAGACCTTCTTCGAACTGCTGGCCAGCAAGCGCTTCCCGGTCGCCACCTTCATCCGCACCCCGCAAGAGCTGGACTACCTGCAGGAACCGGACATCTTCCACGAGATCTTCGGCCACTGCCCGCTGCTGACCAACCCGTTCTTCGCCGAATTCACCCACACCTACGGCAAGCTCGGCCTGGCCGCGACCAAGGAACAACGCGTGTACCTGGCGCGCCTGTACTGGATGACCATCGAATTCGGCCTGATGGAGACCGCCCAGGGTCGCAAGATCTATGGCGGCGGCATCCTCTCCTCGCCGAAAGAGACCGTCTACAGTCTGTCAGGCGAACCTGAGCACCAGGCCTTCGACCCGATCGAGTGCATGCGCACGCCGTACCGTATCGACATCCTGCAGCCGCTGTACTTCGTGCTGCCGAACATGAAGCGCCTGTTCGACCTGGCCCACGAAGACATCATGGCCATGGTCCAGCAAGCCATGCAGCTGGGGCTGCACGCACCGAAATTTCCACCCAAGGTCGCAGCCTGA
- a CDS encoding 4a-hydroxytetrahydrobiopterin dehydratase — MNALNQAHCEACRADAPKVTDDELAELIREIPDWNIEVRDGHMELERVFLFKNFKHALAFTNAVGEIAEAEGHHPGLLTEWGKVTVTWWSHSIKGLHRNDFIMCARTDKVAEAAEGRK; from the coding sequence ATGAATGCCTTGAACCAAGCCCACTGCGAAGCCTGCCGCGCTGACGCACCCAAGGTCACCGACGACGAACTGGCCGAGCTGATTCGCGAGATCCCGGACTGGAACATCGAAGTCCGCGATGGCCACATGGAACTGGAGCGCGTGTTCCTGTTCAAGAACTTCAAGCACGCGCTGGCGTTCACCAATGCCGTGGGCGAGATCGCCGAGGCCGAAGGCCACCACCCTGGCCTGCTGACCGAATGGGGCAAGGTCACCGTGACCTGGTGGAGCCACTCGATCAAGGGCCTGCACCGCAATGACTTCATCATGTGCGCACGCACCGACAAGGTCGCCGAGGCGGCTGAAGGCCGCAAGTAG
- a CDS encoding sigma-54-dependent phenylalanine hydroxylase transcriptional regulator PhhR, with protein MRIKVHCQNRIGILRDILNLLVEYGINVLRGEVGGDHGNAIYLHCPNLINLQFQALRPKFESIAGVFGVKRVGLMPSERRHMELNALLGALDFPVLSIDMGGSIVAANRTAAQLLGVRVDEVPGMPLARYVEDFDLPELVRANKSRINGLRIKVKGDVFLADIAPLQSEHDDSEALAGAVLTLHRADRIGERIYNVRKQELRGFDSIFQSSRVMAAVVREARRMAPLDAPLLIEGETGTGKELLARACHLASPRGQAPLMALNCAGLPESMAETELFGYGPGAFEGARAEGKLGLLELTAGGTLFLDGVGEMSPRLQVKLLRFLQDGCFRRVGSDEEVYLDVRVICATQVDLSELCARGEFRQDLYHRLNVLSLHIPPLRECMDGLEGLVQHFLDQASRQIGCAMPRLAPAAMDKLSQYHWPGNVRQLENVLFQAVSLCEGGVVKSEHIRLPDYGVRQPLGEFSLDGDLSQIVGRFEKAVLESLMGEFPSSRALGKRLGVSHTTIANKLRDYSLGKSAD; from the coding sequence ATGCGTATCAAAGTGCATTGCCAGAACCGCATCGGCATCCTTCGCGACATCCTCAACCTGCTGGTGGAATACGGCATCAACGTGCTGCGCGGCGAGGTGGGGGGAGACCATGGCAACGCCATCTACCTGCACTGCCCGAACCTGATCAATCTGCAGTTCCAGGCGTTGCGGCCCAAGTTCGAATCGATTGCCGGCGTATTCGGGGTCAAGCGCGTCGGCCTGATGCCCAGTGAGCGCCGCCACATGGAGCTCAATGCCCTGCTTGGTGCGCTGGATTTCCCGGTGCTGTCGATCGACATGGGCGGCAGTATCGTTGCCGCCAACCGCACTGCGGCGCAGTTGCTTGGGGTGCGGGTCGACGAGGTGCCGGGCATGCCGCTGGCGCGCTACGTCGAGGATTTCGACCTGCCTGAGCTGGTGCGCGCCAACAAGTCGCGCATCAATGGCCTGCGCATCAAGGTCAAGGGTGATGTGTTCCTGGCCGATATCGCGCCGCTGCAGTCCGAGCACGATGACAGCGAGGCCCTGGCCGGTGCCGTGCTGACCCTGCATCGCGCCGACCGCATCGGTGAGCGCATCTATAACGTGCGCAAGCAGGAGCTGCGCGGTTTCGACAGCATCTTCCAGAGTTCGCGAGTGATGGCGGCGGTGGTGCGTGAGGCGCGGCGCATGGCGCCGCTGGATGCGCCCTTACTGATCGAAGGTGAGACCGGCACCGGCAAGGAGTTGCTGGCCCGCGCTTGCCACCTGGCCAGCCCGCGTGGCCAGGCGCCGTTGATGGCGCTCAACTGTGCCGGCCTGCCGGAGTCGATGGCAGAAACCGAGTTGTTCGGTTATGGCCCAGGGGCATTCGAGGGGGCGCGTGCCGAAGGCAAACTGGGGCTGCTGGAACTGACCGCTGGCGGTACGTTGTTCCTTGATGGGGTCGGGGAGATGAGTCCTCGCCTGCAGGTGAAGCTGCTGCGCTTCTTGCAGGACGGTTGCTTCCGCCGTGTCGGCAGCGATGAAGAGGTGTACCTGGATGTGCGGGTGATCTGCGCCACCCAGGTCGACCTGTCCGAGTTGTGCGCCCGTGGCGAGTTCCGCCAGGACCTGTATCACCGGCTCAACGTGCTGTCGCTGCACATTCCGCCGCTGCGCGAATGCATGGACGGGCTGGAGGGCCTGGTGCAGCACTTCCTTGATCAGGCCAGCCGGCAGATCGGCTGCGCCATGCCACGCCTGGCACCGGCGGCCATGGACAAGCTCAGCCAGTATCACTGGCCGGGTAATGTGCGGCAGTTGGAGAACGTCCTGTTCCAGGCGGTTTCGTTATGCGAAGGCGGGGTGGTGAAAAGCGAGCATATTCGCCTGCCGGACTATGGCGTGCGGCAACCGTTGGGCGAGTTTTCGCTGGATGGGGATCTTTCGCAGATTGTCGGGCGATTTGAAAAGGCGGTGCTGGAAAGTCTGATGGGCGAATTTCCAAGTAGCCGGGCATTGGGTAAGCGCCTGGGTGTTTCCCATACGACGATTGCCAATAAGTTGCGGGATTATTCCCTGGGCAAGTCGGCGGATTAA